From a single Marmota flaviventris isolate mMarFla1 chromosome 5 unlocalized genomic scaffold, mMarFla1.hap1 SUPER_5_unloc_1, whole genome shotgun sequence genomic region:
- the LOC139703610 gene encoding olfactory receptor 2W3-like, producing MDGTNGSTQSHFILLGFSDRPHLERVLFVVILVAYLLTLVGNSTIILVSRLDSRLHMPMYFFLTHLSFLDLSFTTSSIPQLLHNLSGRDKTISYVGCVVQLFLFLGLGGVECLLLAVMAYDRFVAVCKPLHYMTIMHPQLCLGLVSVAWSCGMANSLVMSPVTLRLPRCGHNKVDHFLCEMPALIRMACVNTVAIEGTVFVLAVGIVLSLLVFILVSYGHIVRAVFRIQSSSGRHRIFNTCGSHLTVVSLFYGNIIYMYMQPGSRSSQDQGKFLTLFYNMVTPLLNPLIYTLRNKEVKGALRRLLLGNRKGGKE from the coding sequence ATGGATGGGACCAATGGTAGCACCCAGAGCCACTTCATCCTCCTGGGTTTCTCTGACCGCCCCCACCTGGAGAGGGTCCTCTTTGTGGTCATCCTGGTAGCCTACCTGCTGACCCTGGTGGGCAACAGCACCATCATCCTGGTGTCTCGGCTGGACTCCCGGCTCCACatgcccatgtacttcttcctcaccCACCTGTCCTTCCTGGACCTCAGCTTCACCACCAGCTCCATCCCCCAGCTGCTCCACAACCTGAGTGGCCGTGACAAGACCATCAGCTATGTGGGCTGCGTGGTCCAGCTCTTCCTGTTCCTGGGCCTGGGTGGAGTGGAGTGTCTGCTGCTGGCCGTCATGGCCTATGACAGGTTCGTGGCCGTCTGCAAGCCCCTGCACTACATGACTATTATGCATCCACAACTCTGCTTGGGCTTGGTGTCAGTGGCCTGGAGCTGTGGAATGGCCAACTCCTTGGTTATGTCTCCAGTGACCCTACGATTACCCCGCTGTGGGCACAACAAGGTGGACCACTTCCTGTGTGAGATGCCAGCCCTGATCCGCATGGCCTGCGTCAACACAGTGGCCATAGAAGGCACTGTCTTTGTCCTGGCCGTGGGCATCGTGCTGTCTCTCCTGGTCTTCATCTTGGTGTCCTATGGCCACATCGTCAGGGCGGTGTTCAGAATCCAGTCGTCCTCAGGAAGACACAGAATCTTCAAcacctgtggctcccacctcACTGTGGTCTCCCTGTTCTATGGGAACATCATCTACATGTAcatgcagccaggaagcaggtcCTCCCAGGACCAGGGCAAGTTCCTCACCCTCTTCTACAACATGGTCACCCCCCTCCTGAACCCCCTGATCTACACCCTCAGAAACAAGGAGGTGAAGGGGGCACTGAGAAGGCTGCTGCTGGGGAACAGAAAGGGGGGCAAGGAGTGA